One window from the genome of Thermus caldifontis encodes:
- a CDS encoding PIG-L deacetylase family protein, which translates to MVDLLVVVPHPDDESFGAGGALLLAKEAGLRTGILTLTRGEAGRTLGLCSPEELPQVRVRELQQAAEILGVDFLQVLPFPNALPQAVHSGFRGPKGAGEGPRGLASGKGLLDHPEAEAAIREWLLTLRPRYVVTFPPDGINGHPDHVATSRYAKRAAEGLAQVVYFVRPEGPWPVTHRLRLPEWALARKLKALAQHRTQALSILAFMEGYPERLWTETFHLPGFQGTEEGPWW; encoded by the coding sequence ATGGTGGACCTCTTGGTGGTGGTCCCCCACCCCGATGACGAAAGCTTTGGCGCTGGAGGGGCCCTTCTTCTTGCCAAGGAAGCTGGGCTTAGGACGGGGATCCTGACCCTCACCCGGGGGGAAGCAGGAAGGACCTTGGGGCTATGCTCCCCGGAGGAGCTACCCCAGGTGCGGGTGAGGGAACTCCAACAGGCAGCGGAAATCCTGGGGGTGGATTTCCTCCAGGTCCTCCCCTTTCCCAACGCCCTGCCCCAAGCGGTTCATTCGGGGTTCAGGGGCCCCAAAGGGGCCGGCGAGGGGCCCCGTGGCTTGGCCTCGGGGAAAGGTCTCCTAGACCATCCGGAAGCGGAAGCCGCTATACGGGAATGGCTCCTTACCCTTAGGCCCCGGTACGTGGTCACCTTTCCCCCAGACGGTATCAACGGCCACCCCGACCACGTGGCCACGAGCCGCTACGCCAAAAGGGCGGCGGAAGGCCTGGCCCAGGTGGTGTACTTTGTGCGGCCCGAAGGCCCCTGGCCCGTCACCCACCGCCTGCGCCTCCCCGAATGGGCCTTGGCCCGTAAGCTCAAGGCCCTGGCCCAGCACCGGACCCAGGCCCTTTCCATCCTAGCCTTCATGGAAGGATATCCCGAACGGCTTTGGACGGAAACCTTTCACCTTCCGGGCTTCCAGGGCACGGAGGAGGGGCCATGGTGGTAA
- a CDS encoding RNA-binding protein S1, giving the protein MDLEAGSVVEGRVVRVTDFGAFVELPGGEQGLVHISQIAHEFVKNVRDFLNEGDIVQVMVKGRDAKGRLDLSIKDLTPAPEGAPPPRPRRLPKQSPEFENKLKSFLRGTGGFGGKGGKKGGKKKR; this is encoded by the coding sequence GTGGACCTAGAAGCAGGAAGTGTGGTAGAGGGCCGCGTGGTGCGGGTTACGGATTTTGGCGCTTTCGTGGAGCTCCCGGGGGGCGAGCAGGGCCTGGTGCACATCTCCCAGATCGCCCATGAGTTCGTGAAGAACGTGCGGGACTTTCTCAACGAGGGGGATATCGTCCAGGTGATGGTAAAGGGCCGGGACGCCAAGGGGCGGCTGGACCTTTCCATCAAGGACCTCACCCCCGCCCCAGAAGGAGCCCCACCTCCCAGGCCCAGGCGCCTGCCCAAGCAATCCCCCGAGTTCGAGAACAAGCTGAAAAGCTTCCTCCGAGGCACCGGGGGCTTCGGCGGCAAGGGGGGCAAGAAGGGCGGCAAGAAGAAACGATAA
- the folK gene encoding 2-amino-4-hydroxy-6-hydroxymethyldihydropteridine diphosphokinase, with amino-acid sequence MLAYVGLGSNLGDRAGYLLKALSLLSRLEKTHFLRLSPVYETEPVGPPQPLYLNLVAEVDTELSPRAFLEGLLTVEQSLGRKRKERWGPRTIDLDLLLYGDLVLQEEGLEVPHPRLSERAFVLVPLADLIPEGRHPVLGRTFAELLASLDRKGVRPFVL; translated from the coding sequence GTGCTGGCCTATGTGGGCTTGGGCTCCAACCTGGGGGACCGGGCAGGCTACCTGCTAAAGGCCCTTTCCCTCCTTTCCCGCCTGGAGAAAACCCATTTCCTTCGCCTTTCCCCCGTGTACGAAACCGAGCCCGTGGGCCCGCCCCAGCCCCTTTACCTGAACCTGGTGGCGGAGGTGGACACGGAGCTTTCCCCCAGGGCTTTTCTGGAGGGCCTCTTGACGGTAGAGCAGAGCCTGGGGCGAAAGCGGAAGGAGCGCTGGGGGCCAAGGACCATTGACCTGGACCTCCTCCTATACGGGGACCTGGTCTTGCAGGAGGAGGGCCTCGAGGTGCCCCACCCTAGGCTTTCCGAGCGGGCCTTTGTCCTGGTACCTCTGGCCGACCTTATTCCTGAGGGGCGGCACCCGGTGCTGGGGCGCACCTTCGCCGAGCTCCTGGCCTCCTTGGACCGGAAGGGGGTGCGCCCCTTTGTGCTATAG
- a CDS encoding archease — MVVRPLDHTADVGFALEARSLEDLFQAALKGLLQVVFLYPPEGGSWRRRLSLEAEDLETLLVRFLNELIYLIQTKGFVPGGARVRIEKKDEGYRLTATLWGEPFQEAFGFQGEVKSATFHGLRVSQENGRWRAQVILDV; from the coding sequence ATGGTGGTAAGGCCCTTGGACCACACCGCCGACGTGGGCTTTGCGCTGGAGGCAAGGAGCCTCGAGGACCTCTTCCAAGCCGCCCTCAAAGGGCTTTTGCAGGTGGTGTTCCTCTATCCTCCGGAAGGGGGCAGCTGGCGCCGGCGCCTTTCCCTGGAGGCCGAGGACCTGGAAACCCTCTTGGTGCGTTTCCTCAACGAGCTCATCTACCTGATCCAGACCAAGGGCTTCGTGCCCGGAGGGGCGCGGGTAAGGATAGAAAAGAAGGATGAAGGCTACCGCCTCACCGCCACCCTCTGGGGGGAACCCTTCCAGGAAGCCTTCGGTTTTCAAGGGGAGGTGAAGAGCGCCACCTTTCACGGCCTAAGGGTGAGCCAGGAGAACGGGAGGTGGCGGGCCCAGGTGATCCTAGACGTGTAG
- the lysJ gene encoding [LysW]-aminoadipate semialdehyde transaminase LysJ, whose translation MVKEVYEDWRTLLEAEKALDTGVYTKHDLLWVRGQGARVWDAEGNEYIDCVGGYGVANLGHANPEVVEAIKKQAETLLSMPQTLPTPMRGEFYRTLVGLLPQELNRVFPTNSGTEANEAAIKFAWAHTKRRKLVAAMRGFSGRTLGSLSVTWEPKYRELFMPLLGPVEFIPYNDVEALRRAVDEETAAVILEPVQGEGGVRPATREFLEAAREATREKGALLILDEIQTGMGRTGKRFAFEHYGVVPDILTLAKALGGGVPIGAAVMREEVARSMPKGGHGTTFGGNPLAMAAGVAALRYLERTRLWERAAELGPWFMERLREIPSPKIREVRGLGLMVGLELKEKAAPYIERLEKEHRVLTLQAGPTVIRFLPPLVIEKADLERVVEAVRAVLS comes from the coding sequence ATGGTTAAGGAGGTCTACGAAGACTGGCGCACCCTCCTCGAGGCGGAAAAAGCCCTGGATACCGGCGTCTATACCAAGCACGACCTGCTTTGGGTGCGAGGGCAAGGGGCTAGGGTCTGGGATGCCGAAGGCAACGAGTACATTGACTGCGTGGGGGGCTACGGGGTGGCCAACCTGGGCCACGCCAACCCTGAGGTGGTGGAGGCCATCAAGAAGCAGGCGGAAACCCTCCTTTCCATGCCGCAAACCCTTCCCACCCCCATGCGGGGGGAGTTCTACCGCACCCTGGTGGGCCTTCTCCCTCAGGAGCTCAACCGGGTCTTCCCCACCAACTCCGGCACCGAGGCCAACGAGGCCGCCATCAAGTTCGCCTGGGCCCACACCAAAAGGCGCAAGCTGGTGGCCGCCATGAGGGGTTTCTCCGGCCGCACCTTAGGAAGCCTTTCCGTCACCTGGGAGCCCAAGTACCGGGAACTCTTCATGCCCCTTTTGGGGCCGGTGGAGTTCATCCCCTATAACGATGTGGAGGCCCTGAGGAGGGCGGTGGACGAGGAAACCGCGGCGGTGATCCTCGAGCCCGTCCAGGGGGAGGGGGGGGTGCGCCCCGCCACCCGGGAGTTCTTGGAAGCCGCTCGGGAAGCAACCCGGGAAAAGGGAGCCCTGCTGATCCTGGACGAGATCCAGACCGGTATGGGCCGCACCGGGAAACGCTTCGCCTTTGAGCACTACGGGGTGGTGCCCGACATCCTCACCCTGGCCAAGGCCCTGGGGGGCGGGGTGCCCATAGGGGCGGCGGTGATGCGGGAGGAGGTGGCGAGGAGCATGCCCAAGGGAGGCCACGGCACCACCTTTGGGGGCAACCCCTTGGCCATGGCCGCCGGGGTGGCCGCTTTGCGCTACCTGGAGCGCACCCGGCTTTGGGAAAGGGCGGCGGAGCTTGGTCCTTGGTTCATGGAAAGGCTCAGGGAGATCCCCTCCCCCAAGATCCGCGAGGTGCGGGGGCTTGGGCTTATGGTGGGCCTCGAGCTCAAGGAAAAGGCCGCCCCGTACATCGAACGCCTGGAAAAGGAGCACCGGGTTTTGACCCTGCAGGCGGGCCCCACGGTGATCCGCTTCCTCCCCCCCTTGGTGATCGAAAAGGCGGATCTGGAGCGGGTAGTGGAAGCGGTGCGGGCTGTGCTAAGCTAG
- the plsX gene encoding phosphate acyltransferase PlsX, which yields MRIALDAMGGDRAPGVTVQGALLAAKEGVEVLLVGEEARLRAELSRLGASLPIHHAPDWIPMEEHATEVRKRRESSIMVAMDLLKRGEVQAVVSMGHTGATMAAALFTLGRVKGVERPALLVEFPSQRGRTFLLDGGANADCRPSFLVQFAAMGLAYAEANGLPAPKVGLLSIGEEEGKGNALVLETYPLLKSALGERFFGNVEGRDIFLGTTEVVVTDGFTGNVVLKLAEGEAKVLLGWVKEALSGSLWARLGALLARGALRKLKEKVDPSQYGAMPLLGVEGAVFIGHGSADPLAVKNALLRAKALVGAGLLQRVRAGLSALHV from the coding sequence ATGAGGATCGCCCTGGACGCCATGGGGGGGGACCGGGCCCCTGGGGTGACGGTCCAGGGGGCCCTCCTGGCAGCCAAGGAAGGGGTGGAGGTCCTTTTGGTGGGAGAAGAGGCCCGCTTGCGGGCGGAGCTTTCCCGCTTAGGGGCCTCCTTGCCCATCCATCATGCCCCGGACTGGATTCCCATGGAGGAGCACGCCACCGAGGTGAGAAAGCGTCGGGAAAGCTCCATCATGGTGGCCATGGACCTCCTGAAGCGGGGCGAGGTGCAGGCGGTGGTGTCCATGGGCCACACCGGGGCCACCATGGCCGCGGCCCTTTTCACCCTGGGGCGGGTGAAGGGGGTGGAACGGCCCGCCCTTTTGGTGGAGTTCCCCAGCCAAAGGGGGCGCACCTTCCTCCTGGACGGGGGGGCCAACGCCGACTGCCGCCCCTCCTTCTTGGTGCAGTTCGCCGCCATGGGCCTGGCCTATGCCGAGGCCAACGGTTTGCCAGCGCCCAAGGTGGGCCTCCTTTCCATCGGCGAGGAGGAAGGGAAGGGGAACGCCCTGGTGCTGGAAACCTATCCCCTCCTTAAAAGCGCCTTGGGGGAGCGGTTTTTCGGCAACGTGGAAGGGCGGGACATCTTCTTGGGCACCACGGAGGTGGTGGTCACCGATGGTTTTACGGGAAACGTGGTCCTGAAGCTGGCGGAAGGGGAGGCCAAGGTGCTCTTGGGCTGGGTCAAGGAGGCCCTTAGCGGAAGCCTTTGGGCCAGGCTGGGGGCCCTTTTGGCCCGGGGGGCCCTGCGAAAGTTGAAGGAAAAGGTGGATCCCTCCCAGTACGGGGCCATGCCCCTTCTGGGGGTGGAGGGGGCGGTTTTTATCGGCCACGGTTCCGCCGACCCGTTAGCGGTGAAAAACGCCCTTCTCCGGGCCAAGGCCTTGGTGGGGGCGGGGCTTTTGCAGCGGGTGCGGGCAGGCCTTTCCGCCCTACACGTCTAG
- a CDS encoding type II toxin-antitoxin system HicA family toxin, with translation MSPRLTPIAGKELVRLLQREGFQVVRMRGTHVRLKHPDGRATTVPVHEGELLRPGTLLGILRDVGWSKEEYERKRLRSR, from the coding sequence ATGAGCCCCCGCCTAACCCCCATCGCGGGGAAGGAGCTGGTCCGCCTCCTTCAAAGGGAAGGTTTCCAGGTGGTGCGGATGCGGGGAACCCACGTGCGTCTAAAGCACCCGGACGGGCGAGCTACCACGGTACCCGTACACGAGGGCGAGCTCCTTCGCCCCGGAACCCTTTTGGGGATCCTTCGCGATGTGGGTTGGAGCAAGGAAGAGTATGAGCGCAAACGGCTTAGATCCCGTTGA
- the trxA gene encoding thioredoxin has product MAKPIEVTDANFDQTLSGHPLVLVDFWAEWCAPCRMIAPILEELAREYAGKVLVAKLDVDENPKTAMRFRVMSIPTVILFKNGQPVEVLVGAQPKRNFEAKIQKHLPPSA; this is encoded by the coding sequence ATGGCGAAGCCCATAGAGGTTACCGACGCCAACTTTGACCAGACCTTAAGCGGACACCCCCTGGTCCTGGTGGACTTCTGGGCGGAGTGGTGCGCTCCTTGCCGCATGATCGCTCCCATCCTGGAGGAGCTGGCCAGGGAGTACGCAGGGAAGGTCTTGGTGGCCAAGCTGGACGTGGACGAAAACCCCAAAACGGCCATGCGCTTTAGGGTCATGAGCATTCCCACGGTGATCCTCTTCAAAAACGGCCAGCCGGTGGAGGTCCTGGTGGGGGCCCAGCCCAAGCGCAACTTTGAGGCCAAGATTCAGAAGCACCTGCCGCCAAGCGCATGA
- a CDS encoding type II toxin-antitoxin system HicB family antitoxin has protein sequence MRQRFRVEVERDEEGYLVAHVPELRAHTQARSFPELLERLQEAIAVSLETEEEVSVLGFSGDLEIEAA, from the coding sequence ATGAGGCAGCGCTTCCGCGTGGAGGTGGAACGGGACGAGGAAGGCTACCTGGTGGCCCACGTCCCGGAGCTAAGGGCCCATACTCAGGCCAGGAGCTTCCCGGAGTTGCTTGAACGCTTGCAGGAGGCCATAGCCGTTTCCTTGGAAACCGAAGAAGAGGTCTCCGTACTGGGATTTTCCGGCGATTTGGAGATCGAAGCCGCATGA
- a CDS encoding [LysW]-lysine hydrolase: MSANGLDPVEFLMGALKIPSPSGEERLVAEYLAEGMERLGLKGFVDEADNARGQVGHGPIQVVLLGHIDTVPGVVPVRLEGNKLFGRGAVDAKGPFVAMVFAAAGLSEEAKGHLTVHLVGATEEEAPSSKGARFVAPRLKPHYAIIGEPSGWEGITLGYKGRLLVRARREKDNFHSAHHEPNAAEELISYFVAIKAWAEAMNVGQKAFDQVQYTLRDFRIQPAELKQVAEMLFDLRLPPRLPPEEAIRHLSAYAPPTIELEFFGREVPYLGPKDTPLTRALRQGIRKAGGKPVFKLKTGTSDMNVLAPHWNVPMVAYGPGDSALDHTPYEHVEVEEFLKGIEALREALEALAKTHASPKNLG, encoded by the coding sequence ATGAGCGCAAACGGCTTAGATCCCGTTGAGTTCCTGATGGGGGCCCTAAAGATCCCCTCCCCCTCGGGTGAAGAGCGCCTGGTGGCGGAGTACCTGGCGGAGGGCATGGAACGGCTCGGCCTTAAAGGCTTTGTGGACGAGGCGGACAACGCCCGGGGCCAGGTGGGGCATGGGCCCATCCAGGTGGTCCTTCTGGGGCACATCGACACCGTCCCCGGGGTGGTGCCCGTAAGGCTGGAGGGCAACAAGCTTTTTGGCCGGGGAGCGGTGGACGCCAAGGGCCCCTTCGTGGCCATGGTTTTCGCCGCCGCTGGGCTTTCGGAGGAGGCGAAGGGGCACCTTACCGTTCACCTGGTGGGCGCCACCGAGGAGGAGGCCCCCAGTTCCAAGGGCGCCCGCTTCGTGGCTCCCAGGCTTAAGCCCCACTACGCCATCATCGGGGAGCCCTCGGGCTGGGAAGGCATCACCTTGGGGTACAAGGGGAGGCTTCTGGTAAGGGCAAGGCGGGAAAAGGATAACTTCCACTCCGCCCACCACGAGCCCAACGCCGCCGAGGAGCTCATCAGCTACTTTGTGGCCATCAAGGCCTGGGCCGAGGCCATGAACGTGGGGCAAAAGGCCTTTGACCAGGTGCAGTACACCCTAAGGGATTTTCGCATCCAGCCCGCAGAGCTCAAACAGGTGGCGGAGATGCTCTTTGACCTGCGCCTACCCCCTAGGCTACCCCCGGAGGAGGCCATCCGCCACCTCAGCGCCTATGCGCCCCCCACCATTGAGCTGGAGTTTTTCGGCCGGGAGGTACCCTACCTGGGCCCCAAGGACACCCCCCTGACCCGGGCCCTAAGGCAGGGGATCCGCAAGGCGGGGGGCAAACCCGTCTTCAAGTTGAAAACCGGCACCAGCGACATGAACGTCCTGGCCCCCCACTGGAACGTACCCATGGTGGCCTATGGACCAGGGGACTCCGCCTTGGACCACACGCCCTACGAGCATGTAGAGGTGGAAGAGTTCCTAAAAGGGATAGAGGCCTTACGGGAAGCCCTCGAGGCCCTGGCCAAAACCCACGCTTCCCCCAAAAACCTAGGCTAA
- a CDS encoding GGDEF domain-containing protein, with translation MVAYWLGLLVLILFLGLFPPTAPWSERFLTPLVALVGGGVLLMRKEAAFGLGLLFWGLGDLAWTLEDLTGWSRGLYLEFPYLIGYLFLTLGLLKVSASPPRLSLGLLPLGLLGLLSALQPKLGIDRIYMVWDALLLLLLLPRLELVFQKGPGGRALWGVGLLLLLVADMAYAFLEAAGGYPTGHPVHLLWTLGYLLLALGVLEERKVRASFLGQALALGGLFLMPASLVNDPSPWEVRVLALYGGLVGGLGLLYANYLEWHRTEEKGLRWTRFLEELARLSPSVTQTLSPEALLMGALEATRHLLPTAVGLEVRGRRGLVGERTPYALTIPLSGDAAYLYLQGPLEESIPPGFLSLLGERIRQVLRQVEWGTLALTDPLTGLLNRRGLEVELPKLLALARRYQVPLSVVMLDIDRFKRVNDTYGHPVGDEVLRLLGRILKASVRQEDLAVRYGGEEFLLLLYGAGREAAKEVVERIRYRFRSQRVDPVPYPLTLSAGIAGGEVPENEAQVEECILKADYALLRAKETGRDRVTLA, from the coding sequence GTGGTTGCCTATTGGCTTGGGCTTCTGGTCCTTATTTTATTCCTGGGTCTATTCCCGCCCACCGCTCCCTGGAGCGAGCGCTTCCTCACCCCCCTGGTGGCCCTGGTGGGTGGGGGGGTTCTCCTGATGCGGAAGGAAGCGGCCTTTGGCTTGGGGCTCCTCTTTTGGGGTCTGGGGGATCTGGCGTGGACCCTGGAGGACCTTACCGGCTGGTCCCGGGGACTTTACCTGGAGTTTCCCTACCTGATCGGCTACCTGTTCCTCACCCTGGGGCTTCTAAAGGTTTCCGCCTCCCCCCCTCGTCTGAGCCTTGGGCTCTTACCCCTGGGGCTTCTGGGCCTCCTCTCGGCCCTCCAGCCTAAGCTGGGCATAGACCGCATCTATATGGTTTGGGATGCCTTGCTTCTCCTTCTCCTCTTACCCAGGTTGGAGCTTGTCTTCCAGAAGGGCCCGGGAGGACGAGCTCTCTGGGGCGTGGGGCTTCTCCTCCTCTTGGTGGCGGACATGGCCTACGCCTTCTTGGAGGCGGCCGGGGGGTACCCCACCGGGCATCCCGTCCACCTGCTTTGGACCCTGGGCTACCTCCTCCTGGCCCTGGGGGTGCTGGAGGAGCGAAAGGTGAGGGCCTCCTTCCTGGGGCAGGCCCTGGCCCTTGGGGGGCTCTTCCTGATGCCCGCTTCCTTGGTAAACGACCCGTCCCCTTGGGAAGTGCGGGTCCTGGCTCTTTACGGCGGTCTGGTGGGAGGGTTGGGCCTCCTTTACGCCAACTACCTGGAATGGCACCGAACGGAGGAGAAGGGATTGCGTTGGACCCGGTTCCTGGAGGAGCTCGCCCGCCTCTCCCCCAGCGTGACCCAGACCTTGAGCCCAGAGGCTCTTCTCATGGGGGCCCTCGAGGCCACCCGCCACCTCCTCCCCACGGCCGTGGGCCTGGAGGTGCGGGGGAGGCGGGGCCTGGTGGGGGAACGAACCCCCTATGCCCTCACCATTCCTTTAAGCGGGGATGCCGCCTACCTCTACCTGCAAGGCCCCTTGGAAGAATCCATCCCCCCAGGCTTCCTCTCCCTTTTGGGGGAGCGGATAAGGCAGGTGCTGCGCCAGGTGGAGTGGGGCACCTTAGCCCTCACCGATCCCCTCACCGGCCTCCTGAACCGGCGGGGCCTCGAGGTTGAACTGCCCAAACTCCTGGCCCTGGCCCGGCGCTACCAGGTTCCCCTAAGCGTGGTCATGCTGGACATCGACCGCTTCAAAAGGGTAAACGACACCTATGGCCATCCCGTGGGGGATGAGGTTCTAAGGCTTTTGGGCCGCATCCTTAAGGCCAGCGTGCGCCAGGAGGACCTGGCGGTGCGCTATGGAGGCGAGGAGTTTCTGCTCCTCCTTTACGGAGCTGGCCGCGAGGCCGCCAAGGAGGTGGTGGAGCGCATCCGCTACCGCTTCCGCAGCCAGCGGGTGGACCCCGTTCCCTACCCCCTCACCCTTTCCGCGGGCATTGCTGGTGGGGAGGTTCCCGAGAACGAGGCCCAGGTGGAGGAGTGCATCCTAAAGGCCGACTACGCCCTTCTCCGGGCCAAGGAAACGGGCCGGGACCGGGTAACCCTGGCCTGA